Proteins from one Xenopus tropicalis strain Nigerian chromosome 1, UCB_Xtro_10.0, whole genome shotgun sequence genomic window:
- the fam174a gene encoding membrane protein FAM174 precursor (The RefSeq protein has 1 substitution compared to this genomic sequence) → MGCNSYMPQGSAGGMLLVLLAFCLLGDAGCALSPPAASPALPTAHLPLSPRKGSNSSTAAGAPLATVPSATSPNKPRTQRALVVLVLVSAAVIIYFVIRTMRTRRKNKKTRKYGVLDTNLGNMELTPLEQDDEDDDTLFDANQSRR, encoded by the exons ATGGGGTGTAACAGCTACATGCCGCAGGGCTCGGCTGGGGGAATGCTATTACTGTTACTCGCTTTTTGCCTATTGGGTGACGCGGGTTGTGCTTTAAGCCCTCCAGCCGCATCCCCAGCCCTCCCTACAGCTCATCTCCCCCTGTCTCCCAGGAAGGGGAGTAACTCAAGCACTGCTGCCGGGGCGCCCTTGGCTACTGTACCCTCTGCTACATCGCCCAACAAGCCCCGAACCCAGAGGGCCCTTGTAGTGCTTGTGCTGGTTAGCGCTGCCGTCATTATTTACTTTGTCATAAGGACAATGAG AACTAgaagaaaaaataagaaaacaaggAAATATGGTGTTTTGGATACAAACCTGGGAAACATGGAATTAACTCCACTGGAGcaagatgatgaggatgatgacaCTTTATTTGATGCAAATCAATCTCGTAG gTGA